The Bacteroidia bacterium genome includes a region encoding these proteins:
- a CDS encoding response regulator transcription factor, whose translation MHVIAIDDEPQALEVIRVLTKKVPFLNLQECFTDALAAMAYIQKNPVDLVFLDIKMPDISGLDWVRGLSKPPLIIFTTAFSEYAVESYELEGVVDYLVKPIPFNRFLKAANRAAQLKQQQSPEFTFVKSGHQYIRIDFESLSHVQGAANYVDFFTEQGKVTVRMKITEAKELLPDAFVQIHRSFLVNLSHIKKVEHNQVLVGEERISIGPAYRDAFWQRVGEWGK comes from the coding sequence ATGCATGTAATTGCCATTGACGATGAGCCGCAAGCGCTGGAAGTGATCCGCGTGCTTACAAAGAAGGTTCCATTTCTAAATTTGCAGGAGTGCTTTACAGACGCTTTGGCTGCAATGGCGTACATACAAAAGAATCCGGTTGATCTGGTATTTCTGGATATCAAAATGCCAGACATCTCGGGCCTGGATTGGGTGCGGGGCTTGAGCAAGCCCCCACTCATCATTTTTACTACTGCTTTCTCTGAATATGCGGTTGAAAGCTATGAACTGGAAGGAGTAGTTGATTATCTGGTCAAACCTATTCCTTTCAATCGCTTTCTAAAAGCGGCCAACAGAGCCGCTCAACTCAAACAACAACAGAGCCCGGAATTTACCTTTGTCAAAAGCGGCCACCAATACATTCGCATTGATTTCGAATCTTTGAGTCATGTTCAGGGAGCCGCCAATTATGTAGACTTCTTTACCGAGCAGGGAAAAGTTACTGTTCGGATGAAGATCACGGAGGCGAAAGAACTATTGCCGGATGCTTTCGTTCAAATCCATCGATCCTTTCTGGTTAATCTTAGCCACATAAAGAAGGTTGAGCATAATCAGGTTTTGGTAGGAGAGGAGCGGATATCCATCGGACCCGCCTATAGAGATGCCTTTTGGCAGCGGGTTGGGGAGTGGGGTAAATAA
- a CDS encoding SprB repeat-containing protein, with the protein MKQICTLIFVLCLCLPVMGQRSIFSDSTQLAFYHGNYYGNWRQGQIRGRHTFMRDTSKFDPYTEQEVKIVPFGKRRVLRLGNKQVGAQADRVTYTFRVTPKSSLFVYQYAIILQDPKHDEVEQPYFEITITDSLGNILDPKCGYYKVIAGEEAERKGFKKGPDKAMYKDWTTEAINLTPYIGKKIKVQFTVFDCEKTGHFGYAYMDAYYSALEVKIKYCRGDDFATLIAPEGFARYQWSTGITASQKIIVPSDQIDKEFSCTITSVTGCELTMKTSIVPQKLWVEGTPLIDPVSCNGENDGRVEMKVKNGFGPYKFFWNDGGRKEIREDLIEGDYEVIIEDAVTCKDTVSFSVPGPKKVAVRPVVKDNICFGERKGSIELHISNGYRYNIRWDSLESQYAHYNLPAGVYRYQIEGNGACASDSIVVKEPDELTLKGIVTSDYDGYSVSCQGKRDGSVKWELSGGTGPYLATYLWSEDTLSLKSDRNAFVTDRLNSGEYAVELKDINQCLAHDTVQLTMPDTIAIHASISDFEGYPIRCFGDSSGAISVQLSDGSRGAGSYTFSWKNSKGFYSESRNLTNIPAGRYQIEVKNDNGCTSKQTIVLRNPPKIRIVRKKRVSLGFMQRDKFEVKGGTAPYSVYMDDQEVDELTVWGKGKDKHLLSATDINGCSCERNISFMKTRKPKPIKSIKICPNPLIRLR; encoded by the coding sequence ATGAAACAGATCTGTACCCTTATTTTTGTTTTATGCCTTTGCTTACCAGTGATGGGTCAAAGAAGTATATTCTCTGACTCTACCCAACTGGCTTTTTATCACGGCAACTATTACGGGAATTGGCGACAAGGCCAAATCCGGGGTCGCCATACCTTTATGCGGGATACCAGCAAATTTGATCCCTATACCGAGCAGGAGGTCAAGATTGTTCCTTTTGGTAAACGACGGGTTTTGAGGTTGGGAAATAAGCAGGTTGGTGCCCAGGCCGATCGAGTGACCTACACCTTTCGGGTAACTCCCAAAAGCTCTCTTTTCGTCTACCAGTATGCCATTATCCTACAGGATCCCAAGCATGATGAGGTCGAACAACCCTATTTTGAAATTACCATTACCGATTCTCTGGGAAATATTCTCGATCCTAAATGCGGCTATTATAAAGTGATCGCCGGGGAGGAAGCCGAACGGAAAGGCTTTAAGAAAGGTCCCGATAAGGCGATGTATAAAGACTGGACCACGGAGGCCATAAATCTGACTCCTTATATAGGAAAGAAGATCAAGGTTCAGTTTACGGTATTTGATTGTGAAAAGACCGGGCATTTTGGCTATGCCTATATGGATGCTTATTACAGTGCCCTTGAGGTAAAGATCAAATATTGTCGGGGGGATGATTTTGCGACCTTGATCGCACCGGAGGGCTTTGCCAGGTATCAATGGTCAACCGGTATTACCGCTTCTCAAAAAATCATAGTGCCCAGTGATCAAATCGATAAAGAGTTTTCCTGTACCATCACGTCCGTTACGGGTTGCGAATTGACGATGAAAACGAGTATCGTTCCTCAAAAACTTTGGGTAGAAGGTACTCCCCTCATAGATCCTGTATCCTGCAATGGAGAAAATGATGGGCGGGTGGAAATGAAAGTAAAAAACGGCTTTGGGCCCTATAAATTTTTCTGGAATGATGGTGGGCGAAAGGAAATAAGGGAAGACTTGATAGAGGGAGATTATGAGGTGATAATTGAAGATGCAGTTACCTGCAAGGATACGGTTTCCTTTTCTGTGCCGGGTCCTAAAAAAGTAGCAGTCCGACCGGTAGTAAAAGACAATATATGTTTTGGCGAAAGAAAAGGCTCAATAGAACTCCATATTTCAAATGGCTATCGATACAATATTCGCTGGGATTCCCTCGAGTCCCAGTATGCCCATTATAATTTGCCCGCTGGAGTCTATCGGTATCAGATCGAAGGCAATGGGGCTTGTGCTTCTGATAGCATTGTGGTAAAGGAACCGGATGAATTGACCCTCAAAGGCATTGTAACTTCCGATTATGACGGTTATTCTGTGAGTTGTCAGGGGAAAAGGGATGGATCGGTGAAATGGGAACTCTCCGGGGGAACCGGACCTTATCTGGCTACTTACCTATGGTCTGAAGATACCCTGAGTTTGAAAAGCGACCGTAATGCCTTTGTGACAGATAGATTGAATTCGGGAGAATATGCAGTAGAACTTAAGGATATCAATCAATGCCTGGCCCATGACACCGTTCAATTGACTATGCCGGATACCATAGCGATTCATGCAAGTATCTCGGATTTTGAAGGCTATCCAATTCGTTGTTTTGGAGATAGTAGTGGTGCGATCAGTGTTCAATTGTCTGATGGTTCCAGAGGGGCAGGGAGTTATACCTTCAGCTGGAAGAATAGCAAGGGCTTTTATAGTGAGTCCCGAAACCTCACCAATATTCCAGCCGGCCGGTACCAAATAGAAGTAAAAAATGATAATGGATGTACAAGTAAGCAGACCATTGTTCTAAGGAATCCTCCCAAGATTCGAATCGTCCGAAAAAAACGGGTTTCCCTCGGCTTTATGCAGAGAGACAAGTTTGAAGTGAAAGGAGGTACTGCTCCCTATTCTGTTTATATGGATGATCAGGAAGTGGATGAATTGACAGTTTGGGGGAAAGGAAAAGATAAACATCTGCTTTCTGCGACAGATATAAATGGCTGTAGTTGTGAGCGGAATATCAGCTTCATGAAGACCCGCAAACCGAAGCCTATAAAGTCGATCAAAATATGTCCTAACCCACTCATTAGATTAAGGTGA
- a CDS encoding TonB-dependent receptor, whose translation MKNLFTLLLSMTLTLSSWAQHSISGTITDSDGDALQGVSIVEKGTTRGVLSDAQGNYKLSVSASDAIIVISYAGFEEQEIAVAGRSTIDASLADLITLNVQIVGSRSYKRSSTDTPTAVDVIDVQEVTLRNGNAELNKILQYLAPSFNAQKQSGSDGAEHIDPASLRGLGPDQTLVLINGKRRHQSSLINIFGTRGRGNTGTDMNAIPASAIERIEILRDGAAAQYGSDAIAGVINIVLRSETNKLTGSVTAGGFNPIAPDEFGLYDANTPNTSGNFLDLDGSGTTTRSDDPTLDGLTTKIAANYGFDIGKKGGFANITTEFINKEKTLRPGATFRRGMGEAEISGFSGFINSVIPVGDNTEFYLFGGRNYRDTDAFAFTRNAGDDRAVPSIYPNGFTPRITSIITDNSLSAGFRKSLAGGWNADFNNTIGTNVFHYFIKGTNNATLGDRSPTDFDAGGHTLTQNTTSLDFSKYYEQGEGKGMNIAFGLEYRTDNFTIFAGEPGSYAAYDVNGLIITQPDQVSTGLAAGSQGFPGYSPANEVDRNRSNFAIYGDAEFDLSRQFLLNTALRFENYTDFGSTLNWKVASRFLASDDLTIRAAVSTGFRAPSLAQIYYNLRFTSFVNGVLTESLLSANNSPVTAGFGIQPLKQEESFNASVGFAYGKGPFTLTVDGYYIDITDRIVITGNFDASFLNQGVETAQFFANAADTRSLGLDVVLSYRTDLDNGHRFLASLAGNLNDLEVTGIKNGNLEVETFFGGREVSLLEDAAPSSKFALNLNYITDNFNINLGATNFGKVSYFSFDNVTPVEYDAKTVFDLTGTVYFSGNVNFTLGLNNIFNTYPTQQIASDNTDSGGYFDAVQMGFGGSYYFARLGFNF comes from the coding sequence ATGAAAAATTTATTCACTCTGCTGTTGTCAATGACGCTGACTTTATCGTCATGGGCACAGCATTCTATCAGCGGAACCATAACAGATTCTGATGGTGATGCTTTACAGGGCGTGAGTATTGTTGAAAAAGGAACCACAAGAGGTGTCCTTTCCGATGCTCAGGGGAATTACAAATTAAGTGTATCGGCTTCTGATGCAATTATCGTAATCAGCTATGCAGGCTTTGAAGAACAGGAAATTGCGGTTGCGGGCCGTAGTACGATCGATGCTTCTTTGGCAGATTTGATCACCCTAAATGTCCAGATCGTAGGATCTCGTTCTTACAAAAGATCTTCGACGGATACGCCAACTGCGGTTGATGTGATCGATGTCCAGGAAGTAACATTACGCAATGGTAATGCAGAGCTTAACAAAATCCTGCAATATCTTGCCCCTTCCTTCAATGCCCAAAAGCAGTCAGGATCGGATGGTGCAGAACACATTGACCCGGCTTCTTTAAGAGGATTGGGACCAGACCAGACCCTGGTTTTGATAAATGGTAAAAGAAGGCATCAATCTTCATTGATCAACATCTTTGGAACCCGTGGTAGAGGAAATACCGGAACGGATATGAACGCCATTCCTGCTTCGGCTATCGAGCGAATTGAGATTTTGAGAGATGGTGCTGCTGCCCAGTATGGCTCTGATGCCATTGCCGGTGTAATCAATATCGTTTTGAGAAGTGAAACCAATAAGCTGACCGGTTCGGTTACAGCAGGTGGTTTCAATCCTATTGCTCCTGATGAATTTGGTTTGTATGATGCAAATACCCCCAATACCTCCGGAAACTTTCTGGATTTGGATGGTAGCGGAACTACAACCCGAAGTGATGATCCAACCCTGGATGGACTCACCACCAAGATTGCAGCGAATTATGGATTTGACATTGGTAAGAAAGGCGGATTTGCCAATATCACTACTGAATTTATCAATAAGGAAAAGACCTTGAGACCAGGTGCGACTTTCCGTAGAGGAATGGGCGAAGCTGAAATTTCCGGTTTCTCTGGATTTATCAACTCTGTGATCCCCGTTGGAGATAATACTGAGTTTTATCTCTTTGGAGGGAGAAACTATCGAGATACAGATGCTTTTGCTTTTACCAGAAACGCAGGAGACGATCGTGCCGTTCCTTCCATTTATCCTAATGGGTTTACTCCCCGTATTACCTCTATCATTACGGATAATTCTCTATCTGCCGGTTTCAGGAAATCCCTGGCTGGAGGATGGAATGCAGATTTCAACAATACCATTGGAACCAATGTTTTCCACTACTTTATCAAAGGCACCAATAATGCAACTTTAGGAGACCGTTCTCCTACAGATTTTGATGCAGGTGGTCATACCCTTACTCAGAATACTACCAGCCTTGATTTCTCCAAGTACTACGAGCAAGGTGAAGGTAAAGGAATGAACATTGCCTTTGGTCTGGAGTATCGTACAGACAACTTCACAATCTTTGCAGGTGAGCCCGGTTCATATGCGGCTTATGACGTAAATGGATTGATCATTACGCAACCAGATCAGGTATCTACTGGTTTGGCGGCAGGTTCTCAGGGATTTCCTGGTTATAGCCCTGCCAATGAAGTAGATCGCAACCGTTCGAACTTCGCCATCTATGGAGATGCGGAATTTGACCTTTCTCGCCAATTCCTGTTAAATACTGCCTTGAGATTTGAAAACTATACCGACTTCGGTAGTACCCTGAACTGGAAAGTAGCTTCCAGATTTCTGGCCAGTGATGACTTGACGATCAGAGCAGCAGTAAGTACAGGTTTCCGTGCGCCTTCCTTGGCTCAGATTTATTATAATCTAAGGTTCACCTCTTTTGTAAATGGTGTATTGACAGAGTCTTTGCTCTCTGCTAACAATAGCCCGGTTACTGCCGGTTTTGGTATCCAGCCTTTGAAGCAGGAAGAGTCATTTAATGCCAGCGTTGGATTTGCGTACGGGAAAGGGCCTTTTACTCTGACAGTAGACGGTTACTATATTGACATTACCGACAGGATTGTGATCACAGGTAACTTTGATGCCAGCTTCCTTAATCAGGGAGTAGAAACGGCTCAGTTCTTCGCAAATGCTGCTGATACTCGTTCTCTGGGACTGGATGTCGTTTTGTCTTATCGTACCGATCTTGACAATGGACATAGATTCCTTGCATCTCTTGCAGGTAACCTCAATGATCTGGAAGTGACCGGTATCAAGAATGGTAATCTGGAGGTGGAAACTTTCTTCGGAGGAAGAGAGGTGTCTTTGCTCGAGGATGCTGCGCCTTCCAGCAAATTTGCCCTGAACCTTAACTACATTACAGATAACTTCAACATCAATCTGGGGGCAACCAACTTCGGAAAAGTAAGTTATTTCTCCTTTGATAATGTTACGCCTGTAGAATATGATGCCAAGACAGTATTCGATTTGACAGGTACAGTATATTTCTCTGGAAATGTAAACTTTACGCTTGGATTGAATAATATTTTCAATACCTATCCGACCCAGCAAATAGCCAGTGATAATACCGATAGTGGGGGTTATTTTGATGCGGTTCAGATGGGCTTTGGAGGTTCTTACTATTTCGCCCGTTTGGGATTCAATTTCTAA
- a CDS encoding amidase: protein MQKSQAIIGLDFEETYLDTLYPYLLRNREGYDSMRSYSLKHQRIPSLQFNPHPIAFEMPEGEAGGSDFGLYTSAEIPLNRESIVFYTLPQLHALIREKKISSVELTQLYLKRLKEHDKSLFCVISLTEDLALRQARRADSLLAAGILLGPLHGIPYGLKDLVSVEGYPTTWGAAPYQNQQIEETATVARRLEEAGAVLVAKLVSGALARGDVWFGGKTRNPWDPEQGASGSSAGSGSATSAGLVGFSIGTETLGSITGPSTRNGISGLRPTYGRVSRNGVMSLSWSMDKVGPMCRSAIGCAMVFDAIEGKDPLDQTAVDGPYRFDHQSKPETYKIGYLKKLVDQDTTESGDNLRAALAILKEKGIEPIPIELPEGFPYQVFDIILRAEAGAFFDDLVRSGEVDQMVQQNQRSRANSLRQSRFIPAVEYLQANRYRGELIEAVHEIMKELDILISPTFGGRQLMITNLTGHPVVCVPTGLDSEDHPTSISFLGNLYEEDKILEFAHFFQQISSFHLKYPPLYFPNNQ from the coding sequence GTGCAAAAAAGCCAGGCCATAATTGGGCTGGACTTTGAGGAAACCTATCTGGATACCCTTTATCCTTATCTCCTTCGGAATCGTGAGGGCTATGATAGCATGCGCTCCTATTCTCTGAAACATCAACGCATCCCAAGTCTGCAATTCAACCCTCATCCCATCGCTTTTGAGATGCCGGAAGGGGAAGCAGGTGGGAGTGATTTTGGCTTGTATACCTCTGCAGAGATACCCCTAAACAGAGAAAGCATTGTATTTTATACCCTCCCTCAACTTCATGCCCTGATCCGAGAAAAAAAGATCAGCTCTGTGGAGTTAACTCAGTTGTATCTAAAGCGACTCAAGGAGCACGACAAAAGCCTCTTCTGTGTAATAAGTTTGACGGAGGATTTAGCCCTTCGACAAGCAAGAAGAGCCGACAGTTTATTGGCGGCAGGAATTTTACTTGGCCCCTTGCATGGAATCCCTTACGGCCTCAAAGACTTGGTTTCTGTTGAAGGGTATCCTACTACCTGGGGAGCAGCACCATATCAGAATCAGCAAATAGAAGAAACAGCCACAGTCGCAAGGCGTCTGGAAGAAGCTGGAGCAGTCCTTGTGGCAAAACTTGTCTCTGGAGCTTTGGCTAGAGGGGATGTATGGTTTGGAGGAAAGACGCGCAATCCCTGGGATCCTGAACAAGGTGCCAGTGGTTCTTCTGCAGGTTCGGGTTCAGCCACTTCAGCAGGATTGGTGGGCTTCTCTATAGGTACGGAAACTCTGGGCTCAATTACCGGTCCAAGTACTCGCAATGGAATCAGTGGTTTGAGGCCAACGTATGGGAGAGTGAGTAGAAATGGAGTCATGAGTCTTTCCTGGTCTATGGATAAAGTAGGCCCTATGTGTCGTTCTGCCATAGGTTGTGCTATGGTATTTGATGCAATTGAAGGCAAGGATCCTTTAGATCAAACGGCTGTTGATGGCCCCTATCGTTTTGATCACCAATCAAAGCCGGAAACCTATAAAATTGGTTATTTAAAGAAACTGGTAGATCAGGACACGACCGAGAGTGGAGATAATCTACGTGCAGCTTTGGCCATCTTGAAAGAGAAGGGGATAGAACCCATTCCAATAGAGTTACCGGAAGGATTTCCCTATCAGGTATTTGATATCATTCTGAGAGCTGAAGCTGGAGCTTTTTTCGATGACTTGGTCAGAAGCGGAGAGGTAGATCAAATGGTTCAACAAAACCAAAGATCGCGGGCCAATAGTTTAAGACAATCTCGCTTCATACCTGCAGTGGAGTATTTGCAGGCAAATCGCTATAGAGGCGAGCTTATAGAAGCTGTGCATGAGATCATGAAAGAGCTGGATATCCTGATCAGCCCTACTTTCGGAGGGAGACAACTCATGATTACCAATTTGACCGGTCATCCCGTTGTTTGTGTCCCAACAGGACTAGATAGTGAGGACCATCCCACAAGCATCAGTTTTCTGGGAAATTTGTATGAGGAAGATAAAATTCTTGAATTTGCTCACTTCTTTCAACAAATAAGCAGTTTCCACCTCAAATACCCTCCCCTTTATTTTCCCAATAATCAGTAA
- a CDS encoding tail fiber protein, producing the protein MNTLTLTISPKKTLLLLLGVLAFVLLIFSGFDEAEKSELPEPQVMEGYIGEVKMFAGNFAPRGWALCQGQLLAISSNSALFSILGTTYGGDGRTTFALPDLRGRTAVGTGAGPGLSDRNLGTKFGSENLSLPLNGISKKLSMEISRSTAAYNVLQGSPVSSMSPALGMNYIICLTGIYPSRN; encoded by the coding sequence ATGAACACACTCACACTTACTATTTCCCCCAAAAAAACCCTTCTATTATTATTAGGCGTTCTTGCGTTTGTTTTACTCATCTTTAGCGGATTTGATGAAGCAGAAAAATCAGAGCTTCCTGAACCTCAGGTGATGGAAGGATATATAGGCGAAGTCAAAATGTTTGCGGGCAATTTTGCTCCTAGGGGATGGGCTCTTTGTCAGGGACAATTGTTAGCCATATCTTCTAATAGTGCGTTGTTTTCTATCCTGGGAACTACCTATGGAGGGGATGGCCGTACAACTTTTGCCTTACCTGATTTGCGCGGAAGAACTGCGGTAGGTACTGGAGCGGGACCCGGTCTGTCCGATAGAAATCTGGGAACCAAATTCGGATCAGAAAACCTGAGCCTACCTCTTAATGGAATCTCGAAGAAATTGAGTATGGAAATAAGTCGTTCTACTGCTGCATACAATGTCCTTCAGGGAAGCCCGGTAAGCAGTATGTCTCCGGCTTTAGGGATGAATTATATTATTTGCCTGACAGGGATCTATCCATCCAGAAACTAG
- a CDS encoding SDR family oxidoreductase: protein MQEKRFTGQTAIITGAGIGIGFEIARSLAKEGASIILNDVDGKLANQAAKKIQQAGGRCIPIAADSSELESIEIMIEAAKSQFGSVDLAIANAGITTFGSFLEYDPKEFDRLVKVNLKGTFFLAQAAARQMIAQKSEGRILLMSSVTGHQAHPDLTAYGMSKAAIRMLAKSLGVELGKFGITVNAISPGATITERTMQLEGDYMTEWEKITPKGKAATTEDIAHAALFLLSPQAHHITGQSLIVDGGWTSYSPPPH, encoded by the coding sequence ATGCAGGAAAAAAGATTCACAGGACAAACAGCCATCATCACTGGAGCCGGTATAGGTATTGGATTTGAAATAGCCCGTTCCCTGGCCAAAGAAGGAGCATCTATTATTCTCAATGATGTGGATGGAAAACTCGCTAATCAGGCCGCTAAAAAAATCCAGCAGGCAGGAGGTCGATGTATTCCTATCGCAGCAGATTCTTCTGAACTGGAGAGCATTGAGATCATGATAGAAGCTGCCAAGTCTCAATTTGGCTCTGTTGACCTGGCCATTGCCAATGCAGGTATCACTACTTTTGGCTCTTTTCTCGAATACGATCCCAAAGAATTTGATAGACTCGTCAAAGTAAACCTTAAGGGAACTTTTTTCCTGGCTCAGGCAGCTGCCAGGCAAATGATCGCTCAAAAAAGCGAGGGCAGAATCCTTCTTATGTCATCAGTTACCGGTCATCAGGCACACCCGGACCTGACAGCATATGGTATGTCAAAAGCAGCGATCCGTATGTTGGCAAAAAGCCTGGGAGTGGAATTGGGGAAATTCGGCATAACTGTCAATGCAATTTCACCCGGTGCTACTATCACAGAAAGAACTATGCAATTGGAAGGAGATTATATGACCGAATGGGAAAAGATCACTCCCAAAGGAAAAGCTGCAACAACTGAAGACATCGCACATGCAGCTTTATTCCTCCTTTCTCCCCAGGCTCATCACATTACCGGCCAAAGCCTGATAGTAGATGGAGGATGGACTTCCTATAGTCCCCCACCCCACTGA